In Lathyrus oleraceus cultivar Zhongwan6 chromosome 2, CAAS_Psat_ZW6_1.0, whole genome shotgun sequence, the DNA window GATAATTATGATTAGAATAAtttattaattcatattttttataaaataaattaatagttaattgtttttaaatcaattaattaaaatttaGAATTAACTTTTGAGCCTAAAACTCATTTCATTATTGCATTAATCAAAGACTCAAGATGAAAATGGAGAAAGTATAAATGAGGTTCATATAAACATTAATAACATTTGTTAAAAATCAATGTGGAACTTTaatgaagaaaaaaaaagttCTTATTCTCTTAGACTTCAATAAATCCATCTTCTTGGACATACAAAGTTCCAATTCATATCCTCATCATCTCTTTTCTAGCACAAACGTGCATCCAAGTTTTAAATTGTAATAATTAACATGTTGTTGTGGCTTGGAGTACTAAAATTGACATATTGGCTTGATATTAAATTTGTAATATATCAATTTTGGTAGTTATTTTAATTACTGTGTATATCCATTAAATGCATTTTTTAAATCaaaacattttattttattttggtaTGGACAAAAAATGTTAATAACTATCAAAAAGAAAAACTTTCACACCCAGTATCGATATTTTATTAGTTGAAGTTTGTAATTAAAATTTTAATGGTTCTCAGATTTTCTTTTAATACCTGAATGCCATATCATTCCCATATTGTTCTTCATCAAACATTGTCATACCATTCACATATTGTTCTTCATCAAACAATGTGCTCCTATAAGGATTTCTTTTTTTGCCAGTAAAACGGTCGACTTCATACAGCCCAGCCCTTTACAGAAATCAATTGAACACGTCTCAATCTTGGCATGAGTAATTGAAACTTTTGTCTTTAATAAGAATAAAATTACTAGCATATCAATCGGTTTCTACAGCATTTTTGTATCAGTCCTCCAACTGCACAGGCTCTGTGACAGGAGGTATACAATCTACCTTATACCGTAGCACCTACAATCCATATAAAATAACATTCATCAGAAAATCTTACATGTTTATTCCATGGCTAATTATCTACCTTCTAATAGGAATAAATGAGTTACAAAACTTCAAAgaaatgcaagacatgctaaaTACCTTTCTAAAAAAAGTTGAATGTGTGTTGTCCCATATCAGTTTATAGCTTCCAGCCATTAATGTGCAGAAGTTACCCTAAAATTACCATGTATGAAATTAAAGACAAATATTTACACATCAAATGCCTAGTGAAGCATACAAGTTGCAACAAACATGGCGGACTCACTTGGTCAGACTCGTATCGCCGGTGAGGCAACATCAGCTGTGTCAACCAATCAGTCATCATGAGAATGAAAAATGGAAAAACAGACATGGGTTAAGAGAACAAAACACAATACAGAACTGAATAATGGACTGGGTATGAGCCTAACGGATTCAAGATAAGAATGTGCAATAAAGATTAACAAGGCTTCTGATAATCTAAAGTAACCAAATTACGGAAATGACATTCAAACTTACAGTCTTTTCCCCAGTAGGACTTACAAACTCCAAACTAAATCCAATATCCTGACAATAAACAAAAACAAGTTCACTGTAGAAGGACGTCTGAGGAATATCATGACAACTTGCACGCACAAATAAATTGTAGCAGCAATACCATATTTATCTTGCCTTGTACTAGAGAAAAGTCCCATGCAATATACGAGTTTACTGAGTCCACTGAGAGTATAACCTGAGATTCAAATATTATCGTAAATTTTCATAAATTAAAAGCAGCATAATGcaaaccatttttaaaaataacaatGAACACAGCTGAGTCACAGATTCAATTATCAACAGGAAATTTATAAACTGTTACGTGTTATGTACAACAGGATGCATAATTTATAAATTAAACAACAATTATTTGTCATTCTTGTAGAAAAAGATGTTACTAAAATTTTACAAGCCTTGTAAATATACCTCAAAAGTTTTCCCAGCTGGAACACTTGCCTCTTTGAAGTCATCAATTTTACTGAAAAGGACAAATTTTAATATTGGCTTGAAAATAGTAAAAATCATACAGAAAAGCAAGATTTTCCATTTACCTTACTTCCACTGCACCGGCAACATCTGCTGGAATGAAGAAAGGCGAGTTTGCAAAGACCCCACTGATCAAAATTACTAGTAAGTTAATCAACAAGAAATAAAATTCTAGTAACACAAATGAAAACAATGACAGATTTTCATTCACACTAGGTTTAAAATTAGCATACTACTCTTTTTAATAATATATTACAAATTGTAGCATTCATCAATCCAATTATTATTTAAAAGCTAATACGTAACAAATCAAAGACTAATGTTTAGAGAAACTAAAGAGTGTATTAAGTGTGAGTGTGTTTCCATAAAAAGAGTTAATCCTGACCATACAATTAATCCTAATAATAAGATTTAATTCGAACAAACTTTACTATCTAATTATGGTTGATATACTGTGTTTGTGGGATTTGTACGAAGTGAGACAGTCATGAGGGTTAAAAGAGTAAATCCCAACCTTTGGACCTACCAATAGATGGTTAAGCATATTTTACATTATGACACACTCCATCTTATTGGAGCATACAAGTCATATATGCACCAAACTTGTTACAAATAGATTCCACTCAAGGTTCTCTAAGAGCTTTAATAAACATATCAACCAGTTGATCATTAGAGGTAGAGCTGCCAAAATTGGTAATACTTTCTCCTAAAAGAACTTTATCTCTCACAAAGGTCAGGCGATCTATGAGTTTAGTTCTTTTACGAAAAACAGGGTTGGAAGCAATATGTAGCTTGATTGTCACAAATTAGTTTCATTGCCTTGACATCTAAGTTTAGTTGAAGTAACTGTCTCGGCTATGTGAGTTCACAAGTTGTAACTACAATGGCACGATACTCTGCTTCTGCACTCGAAGTCGAACGTGTGAATATGCTCGGCTTCTTGATCTACCATGAGATCAAATTACCTCCAACAGGCAACAACTCATATTAGGTGATGTCAAGGTGAAGAAACTAATTTGCGACAACCAAATTGCACTACATATTACTTCCAACCCAGTTTCTCACAAAATAAATCAACTGTGAGAGATAAATTTCTTTCAAGACATTATTTAACTTTAATCTTGACCATCAATGTATGGCTGAATGGTTTGAATTTACTTCTCTGGTATGAAAATAAATAACACTCTAAATATATAAAACTATGTGTGGATGTAGATAATTTCAATAAATTGTGCATGAAAATCAATGTTCCTTGAAAAAGAACAGATTTAAAACGAGCATCAATGTTATTAGAACAGAAAATTAAAGAATGAGCTGCATCAACTCGAGCATTATTATACCTAATAAATGTGATGAACCTCTCAAACTCCATGGTGTAGACATCAACAGCTTGTTCCAAGACAGCAAACTGTTCCCTTTTTCTAACAAATTATACCCACAGAGAGAAGACAGGGGGGTTAAAAGTGCTCTACATTGTAGAAGAATATAAGAACACCACAACTGTTAAAGAATCAAACTAAAAAAGCCCCTCAATTATTATAAATAGTAGCCGAATTCCTCCAGAGGCTGTAAGCAGATACAAAGGGAAGTAATATGCATAGTTATATACCACCATGAAGTAACTTTTAAACATACATGAAATATGAAACATAACTGACCCCCCACCCCCCACCCCCAAAAAAAGATAACAAGAAACATCTTCACAAAACTTGATCCTCCCTCTATTGATATTATTTAGCCCCTAAAATCTTCTATAAACATAACATATCCTGAACCTGACAACTCAAACCCGAACAACTAGTAGTTGTTACATTCAACTAGTTAGTTACATAAACAAACAATAAAAAATCAGCATATTTACTAATAATGGCCAAAATCCAAGCCAAGACAATCATAGCCAAAACTAGCATGTAGTTACCCCGATGATGTCTGCAGCTGTAAGAAGTAGACATGGCATACGTCTATTATAGCAGATCATCCACAAAGAAGTACTACATTTCAAATCCACAACAAAAATATTCCTTGTCCAATCTACTATATTGAGTAAAACTCTTAAGTTTTGTTTGGGAGTTTGGAGGGGAGGGGAGGACTTCTAAAAAAGGAAAGGACCTAGTTATCTTTACATTTTATGCACTTAATTTTCCCTATATTGTACTACATTCCTTACCTAGAATCAACTTGGTTCTACTTGTTTCAATCAATATATCAGCCTTCTTTCAtgcaatttctattttctattGTTTCATCCCTTTAGATGATAAATTTATCATATCAAGATCATCCTATTTAGATTACATCTCTCGTGGGTGTGTGCATGTGTGGGTTCGTCCATAGTGGGTGTGTGTCCATAGCAATGACGCAAGGTATCTCACAATTTCTTATACCAATAAATAGAACTAAGAACATCACAATCAAACATAAAGTTTGGCATTAAAAAACCAAAGATTCAAGGAATCTCACAATTTCTTATACTCATATCGTGCCCACGATAATGAAAGGAAGAACCGGACATAAAGAATCATTGAGGTGAGGCTGTATAAAGGTGGTCCATAGCGATGACGTTGCTCCTCCATGGGCCTACCAGTAGATAGGAGTTATCAAGTAATTGTTATTCACACACACATAAAGTGCAGATATAAAAAAGAAAGCTTGAACAACATTGAAAAAGAGATATTTTGTACCCGTCATCGTCATTGATCTGCCTTGTAAAATCAAGCAATACCTGTAACTCAAATTGAACAGTCATTTAGAATATCAACAAATCATCAGTCAAAAGAACCGGTACCAAAAGACAATAATCTAAACAATAACATTTGTCTAAATTCATCATAAGTATCATCACATTGGTTATATTAGTCATGAATCAACCTATACCTGTTACCAAGGAAGGAGGAATCAAGAGAGATGTAATTAAATCTATGAATCGACATTCTTGTCACACCTGTAGATCTGTTGAAAATTTGGTGAAAATAACTAGTAGGTTGTTAAAGAATAGTGCACACGTGACACATGTATTTGTTGATGCCTATTCCTGATAGGCTTGGACATTATGCTTTAAAGCACAAACCTAATGCCCTCGTAATGTTTGTTCAAATACATGCTTGTTTACAACCTAATAAACAAGTAAAAGTTCTTGAAGCAAACTGGGGTAAGTTAAGACCTATCTCCAAAGGACAGTGCGGAAGATAAGAATGTAGAATATCTACTCCCTAACTTGAGGGGAAGTATGGAAAATCTGTATTTTTTAGGAATGTATATATGAGGAGTTGTAACTAAGCTCACATTATCTTGCAATTAGTGTAGATTCCCTTAATTAAGAGATTATTATATTTTATGTTAGGGATTCAACACATCGACTCTATATGTACTATTCATTTGAGGAATTAATCAGTAGTTACCCTACAATTTTCCATACATATGATGGCTATCAAGGCATGTGAAGCTACTAAAGGATGATACTACAACGAAGACAATTAACCAGAGTTGAAACACAATTTCCAAAAGAAAACTTCACCTACGGAAAGTGGTTCCACCAGGCTTATGTTGAATATCATTGTCTCTCATGAAGCTCTAAATATCATGTTGAGAAGGACGAAACAAAAGTAGAAGCTTTATTATATAGTTAAAATGTCATAATTACAAGAATTAAAAAACCCTAATTACCGTAATTTCAATATATATTTACCCTATTAATGTCATTTATACATATTCCAACACAAACTGTTACGTCCATATTACAAATACCTGAAGCATTAAGCTAGGCGCGTTAAATTCAAAACATTGAAATTAAGTTATGAATAAGCCAAAACAAGTTGCATAAGCTGATTTAAGTAGCAGTCTGAGAGAATAAATTCCAAACCAAAAACAAAAGAAGGAAAGTAAGAAAGAGGCCTTGTATTGAAAATTCAAGATAATACCTCAGGAACTCCAACTAGGTACTTCACGAGGGTTTTATAGACTCCTGTTGCAGAGCCAAGCTGAGCTAATTGCCTTCTCCTATGACCCATAAGTGGTTTAATATATTTCTTATTTATCCATGCACATTTAACTAGACATGAGTGGAGTCTTACCTGTCCATTTGTTGTTTCCACAGAAGAGCATATCGATCATGTATGCTACCACCAGAATTCACCAAAGCATCTACCTCTGCTTGTTTATTCCTCTCTGAGCGTTCCCGTTGTTGTCTGAGGAGAGTTCCTCGAAAATCTTGAGGCAGATATGTCATAACTACATATACAATTGGTCAAGTTAGAGAATAAGATTGAGTGGACCAAGTATTCCAAATAAACAACTTACTACTGAATCTGGACAAAATATGAGCTAACTGTTATATGCATAATAAACAAGGACACATGTTGCAATATATTTAAATGCCGCACAGCTGTTAATAAGAATCTCAAAAATCTCACGTGGCAGGGGTTGTTTGTGTCATTTTAAGTATGTTCCTTTCCTATAGATGAAATTATCAAGTTTTGGTTTTAGTCGCTATAAAGTTAAAATTCCAATCATAGTCCTTAATTTTATAGATGAAGGTGGAAATGGAAGTAGAAGATGAACCTGTCCACTTTGCAGGTGAAGGTGGAAGTGGAACCATATTATGACCTGCTATGACTTAAGTGCCAGAAAGTGCTTCAAATCTCAGATTCAACTTTTAAGCACCAGATTCAAAGTTTTGAGTGCCAGTTCAATAGCGCTTAAGAGGTTGAAAATTTCGAAGACAAAAAGTCTACAACTAACAAATAAAAGGTGGTCTAAACTCCAAATTTGAATTTTAAGGGGACTAAAACTGCAATTCAAAATTGTATAGGGACGAAAAAAAACCTACTTAAAGTTAGACAGACAACACCTGCATGTGGGAGAACAGAATTACTAAGGACTTTGAAAATGATAATGCTGTAAAATAAAGATACTCTCTTATATTCCAATAGCCATAATGGTATCCACCATGAACTGATATATAACTCTCAGAATTTGGGTTGGgcctaactcatccctacaaaaccgGCTTTTAAGGTGAGGATTGCCCACACTTATAAACACAACACAGGCAAGCCAAAGTGTCGCAATTAAAGCAACTAGGGGCAGACCGTAATTAAGGCGGAAAGTCCAACAATAACCATTATCTCTTGTTCCAGACTATTTTACACAATTCAAATAGGAAACCGGGCATTATCTGACACAAACAACATGATCCAACACATAGCAGCAAGATACTGTTAACTGATTATAGACATTAACGATAGAAAAACtaacaataataataaactaTCTAAGTAGCTTATAGAAGAAATTGAATTACAAATCCGTCAACTCTTCTAATACATAGTTCTTTAAAAGACGCTCTTCAAGTCTAAGGCTTTTTTCTCAGCACTTCTTGAACCAAACTAATTACACCACGACTACTCCTTTGCCCTATATACACATGTTACTGATGTAGTGTTGTTTCAAGATGCCCACAAAGACAGACAATATAAATAATGATATGCGAAGAGTTAGAAACAAAAGCAAAATAAAAGTAAGCAAATGAACTTTTTGATAGAACCCATAAAATCAAGTTAACGAAACTGTATACTATTGAATAATAAGATAAGCTCGAGAGTTGTGTAGTGGTGGAAAATGGTAAAGAAAGAATAACTCTCCAAACAAACTCTAACAATATTTCTCAATAACTAATTTGCTCCCCATCCCTCTCTCTCATAAGAGTATTACCCTAACATCATCACTAATTCACTACCAAGTCATTAAATAAAACATATTCTCTCCCACATGGCCCCACTTTCTTCTAGAATATGTCTAGGTATCCTATCAATGCCACTCTTAAAAAATAGACTTGTCCTCAAAATTGGACTTGGGACATTGATCTTCTAAAcaaatcttttttttttcaatttacACCTTCAAATGGTGAGTGCTACTGTGACATAAGTCATTCTCTAGCTTGGGTTAGACAGGGATCTTGTAGTGGCTAAAAATCGTTTTGTTAGTGTTCCACGGCTTGAAGTATCATGATTTGACGGAATTCCTCCATCTTTTGTGGCAAGGAGTTCTCCAATACATCGATTCGCACATCCAGTGCATCCAATCATTACGACATTTCCGTGAGAACTCTGGTGACTTGACTGAGATTGCGACTTTGTTGGCTTCTCTTGATAATCCGAAAAAGTCATACTAGTGATAGCGCCCGTAAAATCAATGCAACAAGATTGTACATTATTGAATGGTAAAGATGAGCTCAAGAACTCAATAATGGTGGAAAATGATAAAGAAAGGATAAACTAGAGTTCAAAAAGTCCTAACCACAGCAATAGACTCCTAACAAACTCTAACAATGTTGATTTGCTCCCTACCCCTCTCTCTTATAACAATATTTCCCTTATATAAGTGTCACGTCATTAACTAACATATGTTCTCCCACAGGGCGCCACTTTCTTCTAGAATGTA includes these proteins:
- the LOC127120964 gene encoding uncharacterized protein LOC127120964; this encodes MASTEGLVPITRAFLASYYDQHPFTPLSPDVSRLSSELRSMATDLLTQHPPIHGETTLINEAQTQPPHKIDENMWKNREYIEETIFLLEPSNCPHPPAPDNVEFSIMLPKLKDKLHNTLRTLESFQIKNAEHVFNTVMTYLPQDFRGTLLRQQRERSERNKQAEVDALVNSGGSIHDRYALLWKQQMDRRRQLAQLGSATGVYKTLVKYLVGVPEVLLDFTRQINDDDGPMEEQRHRYGPPLYSLTSMILYVRFFLSLSWARYEYKKLKREQFAVLEQAVDVYTMEFERFITFISGVFANSPFFIPADVAGAVEVSKIDDFKEASVPAGKTFEVILSVDSVNSYIAWDFSLVQGKINMDIGFSLEFVSPTGEKTLMLPHRRYESDQGNFCTLMAGSYKLIWDNTHSTFFRKVLRYKVDCIPPVTEPVQLED